In a single window of the Desulfuromonadaceae bacterium genome:
- a CDS encoding YgiQ family radical SAM protein, with product MTPAKTPTEKFIPVCREDMQRRGWDELDVLFVSGDAYVDHPAFGTPLLARLLEAEGFRVGILAQPDWRDPAALQVMGRPRLYAAISAGAMDSLVNHYTAAKKIRRDDAYTPGGQAGARPNRAVIAYTAAVKGAFKGLPTVIGGIEASLRRLAHYDYWSNAVRRSILIDAKADLLLFGMAETALVALTQRLHAGEPITAIRDLPGTAGVVTEVPPAALQLPAYEDVATHPAAYNKAFTLTAAEANPFSGRPLVQAHDKRSVLINRPALPLGEAQLDRIYALPFQRLPHPSYTAAIPAYEQIKFSITSHRGCFGGCAFCAITHHQGKFVQSRSHDSIRREVERLSEHPDFRGTLTDVGGPTANMYGLGCADPAAGAICRRESCLFPAPCQHLRTSDRRAVKLLADLSALPQVKHLFVASGIRFDLLEKQPRYFDALLQRHVGGLLKVAPEAAVATVTKIMRKPGPEHFSRFLERYRTRVQELGQRYGIVPYLISAHPGCTLNDMIDTALFLKRHQLRVEQVQEFTPTPGSLATCIYHTGRDPYSDAPVHVPREARERRLQKALLLWHLPEQRQDVMEALRECGREDVADELFSSRRAFAGARQSTAAPPTSKGLKSGSKKRRTLHKQRKP from the coding sequence ATGACTCCAGCAAAAACTCCGACTGAAAAATTTATTCCGGTCTGTCGTGAAGATATGCAGCGCCGCGGCTGGGATGAGCTCGATGTGCTGTTCGTCAGCGGTGATGCCTACGTTGATCATCCCGCCTTCGGCACCCCTCTGCTGGCACGGTTGCTTGAAGCCGAAGGATTTCGCGTCGGTATCCTCGCCCAGCCCGACTGGCGTGACCCCGCCGCCTTACAGGTCATGGGACGCCCGCGGCTGTATGCTGCAATCTCCGCCGGTGCAATGGATTCACTGGTCAACCATTACACCGCCGCCAAAAAAATCCGCCGCGATGATGCCTACACGCCGGGAGGGCAGGCGGGGGCGCGCCCCAATCGGGCGGTGATCGCCTACACCGCCGCTGTAAAAGGTGCGTTCAAGGGATTACCGACGGTGATCGGGGGGATTGAGGCCAGTCTGCGACGGCTGGCACATTACGATTACTGGAGCAATGCAGTTCGACGTTCCATCCTGATCGACGCGAAAGCCGATCTGCTCCTCTTCGGGATGGCGGAAACGGCGCTGGTCGCGTTGACGCAACGACTTCACGCCGGTGAACCGATCACGGCTATCCGTGACCTGCCGGGAACCGCAGGCGTCGTGACGGAAGTGCCCCCTGCGGCGCTCCAGTTGCCTGCCTACGAAGACGTTGCGACGCACCCGGCGGCTTATAACAAAGCATTCACCCTTACTGCCGCCGAGGCGAATCCGTTCAGCGGCAGACCCCTGGTACAGGCGCATGACAAGCGCTCGGTACTGATCAACCGCCCCGCCCTGCCACTTGGCGAGGCGCAACTCGACCGCATCTACGCGCTGCCGTTCCAGCGCCTGCCGCACCCCTCTTACACCGCTGCAATTCCCGCCTACGAGCAGATTAAATTTTCCATCACCAGCCATCGCGGCTGTTTCGGGGGGTGTGCTTTTTGCGCGATTACCCATCATCAGGGGAAGTTCGTCCAGTCCCGCTCGCACGATTCAATTCGGCGTGAGGTCGAACGCCTGAGCGAACATCCGGACTTTCGCGGCACCCTCACCGATGTCGGCGGCCCGACCGCCAACATGTATGGTCTCGGCTGCGCTGATCCGGCAGCGGGAGCAATCTGCCGCCGCGAAAGCTGTCTTTTCCCGGCACCCTGTCAGCATTTACGCACCAGCGACCGCCGCGCGGTCAAGTTGCTTGCCGACCTGAGTGCCTTGCCGCAGGTCAAGCACCTCTTCGTTGCCTCCGGCATCCGCTTCGATCTGCTGGAAAAGCAGCCGCGCTATTTTGATGCATTGTTGCAACGTCATGTCGGCGGATTGCTCAAGGTGGCCCCCGAGGCGGCGGTGGCTACGGTAACAAAAATCATGCGCAAACCGGGACCGGAACACTTCAGTCGTTTTCTGGAACGTTATCGCACCCGCGTTCAGGAGCTGGGGCAGCGCTACGGGATCGTCCCCTATCTGATCAGTGCGCATCCCGGTTGCACCCTCAACGATATGATCGACACCGCGTTGTTCCTCAAACGTCACCAGCTGCGCGTCGAACAGGTGCAAGAGTTTACCCCCACGCCGGGGAGCCTTGCCACCTGCATCTACCACACCGGACGTGACCCCTACAGTGATGCACCGGTCCATGTTCCGCGCGAGGCCAGGGAGCGGCGTTTGCAAAAGGCGTTATTACTCTGGCACCTGCCGGAACAGCGTCAGGATGTGATGGAAGCGTTGCGCGAATGTGGCAGAGAAGATGTCGCAGACGAGTTGTTCAGTTCCAGACGGGCCTTTGCCGGGGCGCGGCAATCGACGGCAGCTCCACCCACTTCCAAAGGGCTCAAATCGGGATCAAAAAAAAGGCGCACCCTGCACAAACAAAGAAAACCATAA
- a CDS encoding hydrogenase — translation MSTFILALLFISAGGTAALFAGRKSRLASFLAVTGTIVGSALGLFISINVLLLRGAIVFSQNWQVPGGEFALAIDPLSACFLLPIFVLSPLCALYGAGYLNDEGKHRILGPQWFFLCLLIVAMALVVTAANGLLFVAVWELMSLSSFFLVAFDHRLPVVQRSAWTYLLACHVGAACLFALFLLAGHICGSLQFSDFGALQQVDPGLALALFLLAVIGFGTKAGLFPLHVWLPDAHPAAPSHVSALMSGVMVKTGIYGILRVLTLLPLAPIWWGGLLAGCGIIGAVYGIALATQQRDVKRCLAYSTVENVGIIFLGLGVGLAANSAGLPQIAALALAGGLLHIWNHALFKGVMFLGAGTLLHATGTRDMNLMGGLLHKMPLAGGLIIGGSLAIAALPPFNGLVSEWLIYLGMLQAGQAVSGFWGLFPYLLVGMLGITGALAVVAFTRIVGIALLGEPRSEAAKYAHEASALMTVPMALLLAGCLLIGLLPQVSIGLLQGPIAQLLHSTPATPLTVAATLGGLGRWGALLILLLAAAWLLLGSLRKKRPTADGATWGCGFSFPSARMSYTAEAYGEMVQHLLPRVIQPEVEAAAPKGLFPGRASISQRSIDPALQKFFYPGFHWLAERCVHLRWLQQGKLPVYLLYIFFCCAVLLVWSVIEGRI, via the coding sequence ATGTCGACGTTCATTTTGGCTCTATTGTTCATATCGGCCGGTGGAACAGCAGCGCTGTTCGCCGGGCGCAAGTCCAGGTTGGCCAGTTTTTTGGCTGTGACCGGCACCATTGTCGGTTCGGCGCTCGGTCTTTTTATCAGTATCAATGTTCTGTTACTGCGGGGCGCGATCGTCTTCAGTCAGAACTGGCAAGTCCCGGGCGGTGAATTTGCCCTTGCCATCGACCCCTTAAGCGCCTGTTTTTTGCTGCCGATCTTTGTCCTCTCACCGCTCTGTGCCCTTTACGGTGCCGGTTACCTGAATGATGAAGGGAAACATCGTATCCTCGGCCCCCAGTGGTTCTTTCTCTGCCTCTTGATTGTGGCCATGGCGCTGGTCGTCACCGCCGCCAACGGCCTGCTCTTCGTCGCGGTATGGGAACTGATGTCTTTAAGTTCCTTTTTCCTGGTTGCCTTCGATCATCGACTGCCGGTGGTCCAACGTTCAGCCTGGACTTACCTGCTGGCCTGCCATGTCGGCGCCGCATGTCTCTTTGCCCTGTTTCTGCTCGCCGGTCACATCTGCGGTAGCCTGCAGTTCAGTGACTTCGGGGCCTTGCAACAGGTCGATCCGGGTCTGGCGCTGGCTCTATTTCTGCTCGCGGTTATCGGTTTTGGCACCAAAGCGGGGCTCTTTCCACTGCATGTCTGGCTGCCCGACGCGCACCCCGCGGCACCCAGTCATGTCTCCGCGCTGATGTCCGGAGTGATGGTCAAGACTGGCATCTACGGGATACTGCGGGTCCTGACCCTGCTGCCGCTCGCCCCCATCTGGTGGGGTGGATTGCTGGCCGGTTGCGGCATCATCGGTGCCGTCTACGGCATTGCCCTCGCCACTCAGCAACGCGACGTCAAACGCTGTCTGGCTTATTCCACGGTCGAAAACGTCGGGATTATCTTTCTCGGTTTAGGGGTCGGACTGGCGGCCAACAGTGCCGGGCTGCCGCAGATTGCGGCACTAGCCCTGGCCGGAGGTCTGTTGCACATCTGGAATCACGCGCTTTTTAAAGGGGTGATGTTCCTCGGTGCAGGCACGCTGCTGCACGCCACCGGCACGCGCGATATGAATCTGATGGGCGGCTTGCTGCACAAGATGCCGCTGGCGGGCGGTTTGATCATCGGCGGCAGCCTGGCAATTGCCGCACTGCCTCCCTTTAACGGACTGGTCAGTGAATGGCTGATCTATCTCGGCATGTTACAGGCAGGACAAGCCGTCAGCGGTTTCTGGGGGCTCTTCCCCTATCTGCTGGTCGGGATGCTCGGCATCACCGGAGCGTTGGCGGTGGTTGCTTTTACACGGATTGTCGGTATCGCGCTGCTCGGCGAACCCCGCTCCGAAGCCGCGAAATATGCCCATGAGGCCTCAGCGCTGATGACAGTGCCGATGGCACTGCTTTTGGCCGGTTGCCTGCTGATCGGGCTGCTGCCACAAGTGAGTATCGGCCTTTTGCAGGGACCGATTGCCCAGTTACTGCACAGTACGCCAGCGACACCACTAACGGTTGCAGCGACCCTCGGCGGCTTAGGCCGCTGGGGTGCGCTGCTGATTCTGCTGCTCGCTGCAGCCTGGTTGTTGCTCGGCTCCTTGCGCAAGAAACGGCCGACGGCCGACGGCGCGACCTGGGGGTGCGGCTTCAGTTTTCCCAGCGCCCGGATGTCCTACACCGCCGAAGCCTACGGCGAGATGGTGCAGCATCTGTTGCCGCGCGTGATCCAGCCTGAGGTCGAAGCTGCTGCACCGAAAGGGCTGTTCCCGGGCAGAGCGAGCATCAGCCAGCGTTCGATCGATCCGGCCTTGCAGAAATTTTTCTATCCCGGCTTCCACTGGCTGGCTGAGCGCTGCGTTCACCTGCGCTGGCTGCAACAGGGGAAACTGCCGGTGTACCTGCTTTACATCTTTTTCTGTTGTGCAGTTCTGCTCGTCTGGAGTGTCATCGAAGGGAGAATCTAA
- the sucD gene encoding succinate--CoA ligase subunit alpha, translating to MSILVNNRTKVLVQGLSGSQGKFHAQKMKEYGTNIVAGVVPGRGGTEVDGTPVFDTVEEAIRKTGANASIVYVPPTYAADAVMESIDANLDLCVCITEGIPVRDMINVKRLMKTSASRTMLIGPNCPGVITPGECKMGIMPGEIHTPGTVGIISKSGTLTYEAVKQVSAFGYGQSTCIGIGGDPIVGLKYIDLLEMFQFDAQTECVVLIGEIGGQAEVKAGEWIKQHFSKPVVSFIAGQTAPRNKRMGHAGAIVSGGDDTAAAKMKALEECGVHVVQSPADIGRRVKDVLGK from the coding sequence ATGAGCATACTTGTCAATAACAGGACGAAAGTCCTTGTTCAGGGGCTGAGCGGATCTCAGGGCAAATTTCATGCGCAGAAAATGAAAGAATATGGTACCAATATCGTCGCCGGGGTGGTCCCCGGCAGGGGGGGTACCGAGGTTGATGGCACGCCGGTGTTCGACACTGTCGAGGAAGCGATTCGCAAAACCGGCGCAAACGCTTCTATCGTCTATGTGCCTCCGACCTACGCGGCTGATGCGGTGATGGAATCGATCGATGCCAATCTCGATCTGTGCGTCTGCATTACCGAAGGGATCCCCGTCAGGGACATGATCAATGTCAAGCGGCTGATGAAGACGAGTGCTTCAAGGACCATGCTTATCGGGCCGAACTGTCCGGGCGTGATCACCCCCGGCGAATGCAAAATGGGGATCATGCCGGGCGAAATACACACTCCCGGCACGGTCGGGATCATCTCCAAATCGGGGACCCTGACGTATGAGGCGGTCAAGCAGGTCAGCGCCTTCGGCTACGGGCAGTCGACCTGTATCGGCATCGGGGGGGACCCCATTGTTGGCTTGAAATATATTGACCTGCTGGAGATGTTCCAGTTCGATGCCCAGACCGAATGTGTTGTCCTGATCGGCGAGATCGGCGGGCAGGCCGAAGTGAAGGCCGGGGAGTGGATCAAGCAGCACTTCAGCAAGCCGGTGGTGAGCTTCATCGCCGGGCAGACCGCTCCGCGAAACAAACGCATGGGACACGCGGGGGCGATTGTTTCGGGGGGAGATGATACTGCGGCGGCAAAAATGAAAGCGTTGGAGGAATGTGGCGTGCATGTGGTCCAGTCTCCGGCGGATATCGGCAGGAGAGTCAAGGACGTGTTGGGGAAATAA
- a CDS encoding PTS sugar transporter subunit IIA, with the protein MNVTVKDASRLLSVSEKTIYRWLKSGVLPAYKLNGSYRFNSAELLEWAASRRIGVATDALDEADPQVKTLPSLFLALEAGGIHYRLEGNSRDEILAGAVTSLRIPEEINRHELTKSLIAREKLASTALGHGVAASHPRSPGLPFTGRSTVSLFFLEKPVSFAALDGQLTHSLFVIIAANLREHLYLLSKLMFVLRNQQFQNLLDHQASREQLYAGLKEAEARLVEEQDITLKSSQKGDKSKALHA; encoded by the coding sequence ATGAACGTAACAGTCAAGGATGCCTCCAGGCTTCTGTCGGTTTCGGAAAAAACCATTTATCGATGGTTAAAGTCTGGCGTGCTCCCCGCCTACAAACTGAACGGAAGCTATCGTTTTAATTCAGCTGAATTACTGGAATGGGCAGCGTCGCGCCGCATCGGTGTGGCCACCGATGCGCTTGACGAAGCCGACCCCCAGGTCAAAACTCTCCCCAGTCTATTTTTAGCCCTTGAGGCTGGGGGAATCCATTATCGCCTCGAAGGGAATTCGCGCGATGAGATCCTCGCAGGGGCTGTGACCAGTCTGCGCATTCCAGAAGAAATCAATCGGCATGAATTGACCAAGTCGCTGATTGCACGTGAAAAACTCGCATCGACTGCTCTTGGCCATGGTGTTGCGGCATCTCATCCTCGCAGTCCAGGGCTGCCTTTTACCGGCCGGTCAACCGTCTCGCTCTTCTTTCTTGAAAAACCGGTCAGCTTCGCCGCCCTCGATGGCCAGCTGACACATTCTCTCTTTGTCATCATCGCCGCAAACCTGAGAGAGCACCTGTATCTTCTATCAAAATTGATGTTTGTGCTGCGGAACCAACAGTTCCAAAATCTGCTGGATCATCAAGCGAGTCGCGAACAACTTTACGCGGGTCTGAAAGAGGCGGAGGCTCGTCTCGTAGAAGAGCAGGATATCACCCTGAAATCATCACAGAAGGGTGATAAATCAAAGGCCCTACACGCTTGA
- the sucC gene encoding ADP-forming succinate--CoA ligase subunit beta translates to MYLHEFQAKGLLRNYGVPVPDGSVASTASDALRVAKELKGDAWVIKAQVHAGGRGKAGGVKVVKAFDQVYDEATRMLGMKIVTKQTGPEGKVVRRILVEKATQIKQEIYLSFLVDRDSEQHMVIASSEGGVEIEEVARDNPKAVIKAQVNPVTGMGLFLGRKIAKAIGLDSSLLTRFADVANKLYQCFVDHDGMMLEINPLVVTSDGEIICLDAKMSVDDNALFRHPKIEEMKDYGELEPQEVRASIFDLSYVSMDGNIGCMVNGAGLAMATMDIIKFNGGEPANFLDVGGGADVNKVREAFKIILTDPKVKVIFVNIFGGIVRCDLIAQGVLKASEEVPSDRHIVVRLDGTNVQEGRRILEEGAAKSGLNIVTGDTMADAAEKAVQLAAADQPAKKRSAAKSA, encoded by the coding sequence ATGTATCTGCATGAATTTCAGGCTAAAGGACTGCTCAGAAACTATGGGGTTCCCGTTCCGGACGGCAGTGTCGCCTCGACTGCCAGTGATGCCCTGCGCGTCGCGAAAGAATTGAAAGGTGATGCCTGGGTCATCAAGGCGCAGGTTCATGCCGGTGGCCGTGGCAAGGCGGGCGGGGTCAAGGTCGTCAAGGCATTCGATCAGGTCTATGACGAAGCGACGCGGATGCTCGGCATGAAAATCGTCACCAAACAGACCGGACCTGAGGGCAAGGTGGTGCGCCGCATCCTGGTCGAAAAGGCGACGCAGATCAAACAGGAAATTTACCTCAGTTTCCTGGTCGACCGGGACTCTGAACAGCACATGGTGATTGCCAGTTCCGAGGGGGGCGTGGAGATTGAAGAGGTGGCCAGGGATAATCCGAAGGCGGTCATCAAGGCACAGGTCAATCCGGTGACGGGAATGGGTCTTTTCCTCGGGCGAAAGATTGCCAAGGCGATCGGTCTTGATTCGAGTCTGCTCACCCGGTTCGCGGACGTTGCCAACAAACTCTATCAGTGTTTTGTCGATCATGACGGGATGATGCTGGAAATCAATCCACTGGTTGTCACCAGCGATGGCGAGATTATCTGCCTCGATGCAAAAATGTCCGTGGACGATAACGCCCTGTTCCGGCATCCGAAAATCGAAGAGATGAAAGATTACGGAGAGCTTGAACCCCAGGAGGTCAGAGCTTCGATTTTTGATCTTTCCTATGTCAGCATGGACGGCAATATCGGGTGCATGGTCAACGGCGCCGGTCTGGCCATGGCGACCATGGACATTATCAAGTTCAACGGTGGCGAACCGGCAAACTTCCTCGACGTGGGGGGGGGGGCGGATGTCAACAAGGTGCGGGAAGCGTTCAAGATCATTCTCACCGACCCCAAAGTCAAAGTAATTTTTGTCAATATTTTCGGCGGGATAGTCCGCTGTGATCTTATCGCTCAGGGGGTGCTGAAAGCTTCCGAGGAGGTGCCGAGCGACCGCCATATTGTTGTCCGTCTGGACGGGACAAATGTGCAGGAAGGGCGCAGGATCCTTGAGGAGGGCGCCGCCAAGTCGGGTTTGAATATCGTCACCGGAGATACCATGGCCGATGCCGCCGAAAAAGCGGTGCAGCTGGCTGCCGCCGACCAGCCCGCCAAAAAGAGATCCGCAGCAAAGTCTGCGTAA
- a CDS encoding response regulator, protein MRILVVEDNEAVAVLLRTLLTRHGHQVDVCIDPVHCPYHNRESAACSAQETPCADAVIVDYQMHNMTGLELLLQQQQNGCRVPNRNKAVASALVNDERRIAIERHGFTVLRKPFEKQRLNDFLAGCMSSPANND, encoded by the coding sequence TTGCGTATTCTTGTCGTTGAGGATAATGAGGCCGTCGCCGTCCTGTTGCGCACCTTGTTGACGCGGCACGGACATCAGGTCGATGTCTGTATTGATCCAGTTCATTGTCCCTACCATAATCGAGAAAGCGCCGCGTGCTCAGCGCAGGAAACACCCTGTGCCGATGCGGTTATTGTCGATTATCAGATGCATAACATGACCGGTCTGGAACTGCTGCTTCAGCAGCAGCAGAACGGTTGTCGGGTGCCGAACCGGAACAAGGCGGTTGCCAGTGCGTTGGTCAATGATGAGCGCAGAATCGCAATTGAGCGCCACGGGTTCACGGTGTTGCGCAAGCCGTTTGAAAAACAACGGTTGAACGATTTTCTCGCCGGTTGCATGTCCTCTCCGGCCAACAACGATTAA
- a CDS encoding hydrogenase yields MRRTGGGGAMLASLMVLAASFCGSFGVICALLSGSASLWQSAWSVPAGQLSIAIDPLSAVFLLPLFLVFALGSIYGHGYWPQREHPESGRGLRFNYGLLAGAMVLLVVARNGVLFLLGWELMALAGFFLITTEQEKADARRAGFIYLCATHTGTLALFAMFSLLGANTGSLAFPLAGSLATGGTAIFLLALGGFGVKAGMMPLHIWLPGAHAAAPSHASAVLSGIMIKTGIYGLVRVTSFFSEIPPWWGWTILIIGAISGIFGVAFAIAQHDIKRLLAYHSVENIGIIALGIGAALLGRSYHIPQLVLLGMAGALLHVINHGLFKALLFLSAGALIHTTGTREIDQYGGLLRRMPFSGLFFLGGAVAICGLPPFNGFISEWLIYLGLFQTVQGQPLPVSLVLLAMPTLAMIGALAVACFVKVFGVTFLGEPRSEQSRHGHEAPKSMLLAMAGLLISCAWIGLFPTSLAPLLSSAVLSWSSVSAQSLAGPMSPLLLIGISGWVLLSGLALVGFWLWRRARHAPEKVATWGCGFPFPSPRMQYTASSFGDFLVRLFRFGLWSERHGGQVEGVFPARSEFSSHTPDTVLDRLLLPVMAAAAWLFYRIRHLVHNGRVGLYLLYVMLALVVLLTATLP; encoded by the coding sequence ATGCGGCGCACCGGCGGCGGCGGGGCGATGCTCGCCAGCTTGATGGTGCTGGCTGCCAGTTTTTGTGGCAGCTTCGGCGTCATCTGTGCGCTACTGAGCGGCAGTGCAAGCCTGTGGCAAAGCGCCTGGTCGGTCCCTGCCGGCCAGCTGTCAATCGCAATCGACCCCCTCTCTGCGGTTTTCCTGCTGCCGCTGTTTCTCGTCTTTGCTCTCGGCAGCATTTATGGTCACGGCTATTGGCCGCAGCGCGAGCATCCTGAGTCAGGCCGTGGACTGCGCTTCAACTATGGCCTGCTGGCCGGCGCGATGGTGCTGCTGGTGGTGGCCCGTAATGGCGTGCTCTTTCTGCTCGGTTGGGAATTGATGGCGCTGGCCGGTTTTTTTCTGATCACCACCGAGCAAGAGAAAGCCGATGCCCGCCGCGCCGGTTTTATCTATCTCTGTGCGACCCATACTGGCACCCTCGCACTGTTCGCGATGTTCTCGCTACTGGGCGCCAACACCGGATCACTGGCCTTCCCGCTGGCCGGAAGCCTGGCCACTGGCGGCACAGCGATCTTCCTCCTGGCGCTTGGCGGTTTTGGTGTCAAGGCAGGCATGATGCCGTTGCACATCTGGTTGCCCGGTGCTCACGCGGCGGCGCCCAGCCATGCCTCGGCGGTCCTCTCGGGGATCATGATCAAAACCGGCATCTACGGGCTGGTGCGGGTCACTTCTTTCTTCTCGGAGATCCCTCCCTGGTGGGGCTGGACCATCCTGATTATCGGGGCCATCTCCGGGATTTTTGGCGTCGCCTTCGCCATCGCCCAGCACGATATCAAGCGGCTGCTTGCCTATCACAGCGTTGAGAATATCGGCATTATCGCACTGGGGATCGGTGCCGCGCTGCTCGGACGCAGCTATCATATCCCGCAACTGGTCCTGCTCGGTATGGCCGGTGCGCTACTGCATGTGATTAATCATGGTCTGTTCAAGGCACTGCTCTTTTTAAGTGCTGGAGCCTTGATTCATACCACCGGAACTCGTGAGATCGACCAGTATGGCGGCCTGCTCAGGCGCATGCCCTTTAGTGGTCTGTTCTTTCTCGGCGGCGCGGTCGCTATCTGTGGCTTGCCACCCTTTAACGGCTTCATCAGTGAATGGCTGATCTATCTCGGTCTGTTTCAGACCGTGCAGGGGCAGCCGCTCCCCGTCTCGCTGGTACTGCTGGCAATGCCAACCCTGGCGATGATCGGTGCGCTGGCGGTCGCCTGCTTCGTCAAGGTCTTTGGTGTGACCTTCTTAGGCGAGCCACGCAGTGAACAGAGCCGCCACGGCCATGAAGCGCCCAAAAGCATGTTGCTGGCCATGGCCGGTTTGCTGATCAGCTGTGCCTGGATCGGTCTTTTCCCGACCAGTCTCGCTCCGCTGCTCAGCAGCGCAGTGCTCTCCTGGAGTTCGGTTTCGGCACAAAGCCTGGCCGGGCCCATGAGCCCGCTGCTGCTGATCGGTATCAGTGGCTGGGTGCTGCTCTCCGGCCTGGCGTTGGTCGGGTTCTGGCTGTGGCGTCGCGCTCGGCATGCGCCTGAAAAGGTTGCGACCTGGGGTTGTGGTTTTCCCTTTCCCTCACCCCGGATGCAGTACACCGCCTCATCCTTCGGGGATTTTCTGGTTCGGCTCTTTCGCTTCGGACTCTGGAGTGAACGGCACGGCGGCCAGGTCGAGGGCGTATTCCCCGCGAGGAGTGAATTCTCCAGTCACACCCCTGATACGGTCCTGGATCGGTTACTGTTACCAGTCATGGCGGCTGCGGCCTGGCTGTTTTATCGAATCCGCCACCTGGTTCATAACGGCCGCGTCGGGCTCTATCTACTCTATGTTATGTTAGCGCTGGTGGTGCTGTTAACCGCCACATTGCCATAA
- a CDS encoding NADH-quinone oxidoreductase subunit H, whose product MLQLLLHLLVLLLFAPLMLGVITKTKAWFAGRIGAPLLQPYWDLLRLWKKGFVFSRTTTWVFRAGPVVGLVIPILAALLIPFGALSAPFSFNGDLILFVYLFGLSRFFTAAAALDTGSSFEGMGAVREVTFSCLAEPTVLFGLIVLARLSDGLALQNLLGPHLSQAWLTMSAPLGLVVVCLLIVVLVENSRIPFDDPNTHLELTMIHEVMVLDHSGPALGMILYGAAMKMMVLGALVVRLVLPLNTGMLWLDLLIFLGGELLLAVLIGVIESIMARLRMPRIPQMLIGTTLLSAFALVLTLR is encoded by the coding sequence ATTCTTCAGCTTTTGCTCCATCTGCTGGTCCTGCTCCTATTTGCCCCGCTGATGCTTGGGGTGATCACCAAGACCAAGGCCTGGTTTGCCGGACGCATCGGCGCTCCGCTGCTGCAGCCCTACTGGGATCTGCTGCGACTATGGAAAAAAGGTTTTGTCTTCAGTCGCACCACCACCTGGGTCTTTCGCGCCGGGCCTGTGGTCGGCCTGGTGATTCCGATTTTAGCCGCGTTGCTGATTCCCTTCGGTGCCCTGTCGGCACCCTTCTCCTTTAACGGGGACCTGATTCTGTTCGTTTACCTGTTCGGCCTGTCGCGCTTTTTTACCGCAGCAGCGGCGCTCGACACCGGTTCAAGTTTTGAGGGGATGGGTGCTGTCCGCGAGGTGACCTTCTCCTGTCTGGCCGAGCCGACGGTACTCTTCGGCCTGATTGTGCTGGCCCGCCTGTCAGATGGTCTGGCGCTGCAAAATCTCTTAGGTCCACATCTGTCCCAGGCCTGGCTGACCATGAGTGCGCCGCTGGGACTGGTGGTTGTCTGCTTGCTGATCGTGGTGCTGGTCGAAAACTCACGCATCCCTTTTGACGACCCCAATACCCACCTTGAGTTGACCATGATCCATGAGGTCATGGTCCTCGATCACAGCGGCCCGGCCTTAGGCATGATTCTCTACGGTGCAGCGATGAAGATGATGGTGCTCGGGGCACTGGTGGTGCGCCTGGTCCTGCCACTTAATACGGGAATGCTGTGGCTCGACCTGCTGATCTTTTTAGGGGGGGAGTTGTTACTTGCGGTCTTAATCGGAGTTATTGAATCGATCATGGCGCGACTACGTATGCCGAGAATCCCGCAGATGCTGATCGGCACCACCCTGCTGTCTG
- a CDS encoding cytochrome c, with amino-acid sequence MHCRRVVIIGLLLLLGGWSTARGGEDVVARELILSQGCLGCHAINQPGGTLGVELKFVGQRLTADEIRQKLLYPAAKLPRSAMPDSRHLSVAEIDALVHYLTTLK; translated from the coding sequence ATGCATTGTCGCAGGGTGGTCATAATCGGTCTGCTGTTGCTGTTGGGAGGGTGGTCCACCGCGCGGGGAGGAGAGGATGTGGTGGCGCGTGAGCTGATTCTGTCGCAAGGGTGCCTGGGGTGCCATGCCATCAATCAGCCTGGCGGAACGCTCGGTGTCGAACTGAAATTTGTCGGCCAGCGCTTGACAGCCGATGAAATTCGGCAAAAGTTGTTATATCCGGCGGCCAAATTGCCGCGATCAGCGATGCCTGATTCGCGGCATCTCTCGGTAGCGGAAATTGATGCCCTGGTTCATTATTTAACGACGTTGAAATAA